The following nucleotide sequence is from Mangifera indica cultivar Alphonso chromosome 17, CATAS_Mindica_2.1, whole genome shotgun sequence.
GGAAGAGGGTGATgggatttttgtattaatgGGCTATTAGTACCGATTCAGAATTTGCATTGCTTTTGTGGTTAGAGTGTAATTGGTTCTGCTTTGTTTGAAATTATTGGGCTATGGATGAAGGTCATTCGAATTTGAGGATGGCAGAGACTGAAGTTAAAGCTATGAAAGAGACACTGTGTGCTCAGCAACAGCTCCTGCAGAATCTTTCTGCAGAGTTGGATGTGGAAAGGGAGGCTTCTGGTACTGCAGTTAGCGAAGCATTGTCGATGATACTTCGTTTGCAAGAAGAGAAGTCGGCGATTGTGATGGAAGCAAGTCAGTATAAGAGAATGGCAGAGGAAAAGATTAGTCATGCGGAGGAGACTTTAGAGTCTTATGAAGATATTCTGTATCAGAAAGAGATGGAGATTTCTGCTCTTGAGTTCCAAATTCAGGCTTATAAGTGCAGGCTTTTGAGCTTGGGTTGTACTGAGTTGGGTGTCAGTATACCTACCGAGGATCTATATATGCAAAGAAGTGATGTATCTGTTGGAGAAGGTTGTTCTAACAGTGGTGTGAGGAGACTCAGATCTTTGCCTCCTCTTCAACTTGATGATATCTATCAAAGCATTGTAAGGGGAAAATCATTGACCCCAGAACCAGAAATGGTTCCACTAGATGAAAAAACATGTCAGGATTTTACAGAGAATGGCCTGCAGTTAAGGAAGCATCCGAGTAGGTCAATAGGTGGAGACTTGAATTCATATTgggaacaaataaaaaaattagatgaaaaagTGAAGGAATTTGCAGATCCTAAAGATACAGATGGAGATAAGTCTGCAAGCTTAAAGCCTGAGTCCAGACCAGTTACTTTGCTATCACAATTGAGCAGTGACATATCCTCTGACTTAAGAAGATGCAAAATCAACACTAACTTGGACATGGTTAAGGAATGTAAAGCTCCAATGGATAGAGAAGAACCTTTAACCTCTTCTAGCTCATCAAGTGTTTGTGACGTATTTGAAGTCCCAAAAGTTATTGAGAGTTCCAAAAGTAGCGAAAAAGATGAGAAGGGAAAGAATAAGTGGATTTGGGATGGAGAGAACAGACTTGGGAAGCCTGATCCTGTTGTGGATGTAACTTTGGATTCTGAAGTTAAGGACAAGGCAGTTTTGCATGGAACAAAGCTGGAGAAGAAACTGTTAAGATCCAAGGAGATAATAGGTGTTGATTCCAAGCGACCTCTTGCTCGCCATAAAATGAGTCATGCTGAAATTCATGCTGACTTTCATCATGAGTTTCAGCAGCTTGGTGAAAGAATTGAGCGGCTCGAGGGAGAGAGACATAGTGCAAGGCATAGTGAAAGAGAAGAGGAATTGAATCTGTTGAAGGAGATTCGTGAGCAACTCAATTCAGTTCAGGCGGAGATGCGAAGTTGGAGGACTAAGGAATCCCATCCAGTTCATAAGCCATCCCTTCTTCCAATACAAGAGGTATGCCTTTACTTGTCTTAATCCTTTCTTGaacaaatttttcaattctttCTCTTGCATTTCTTAACTAGAAAAATCTTACGTAGACAAAACACAAGAAAGATGTTAGGTATATATGAGCATCTCATATCActtgataatgataaaaaaatattgattaaatagtttttgaGTAGATTGTCAAGACATGTTTGTGAGATGGCTTAGAATtagatttgaaccgaatttGTTTGAGCTTGAAAACAAGCTCAGCTTGAATAAACCCGAAACTAGAGCttaagagttaaatattttcacatTCAAGCTTGAGTTGTAGGGATGTTTGACTTGTCAAACTCGTGAGCCTGAAAAATcttgatacaaataaattaaaacgacgtcattttgatcaaaacgatattgtttttgtcattttttggtTGACTATAATATTGagttgagctcgaactcaactTCACTCAAGTCAAGTTGAACTCAAGGTTAAGCGAGTTCAAactcattttgaattaaatttaatcctAAATCAGACTATTTAACTAGGGTATTACATACCATTTTTATAACTTATGTGGatatatgaacataattttatcatcatctGCTACGTCAGTGATAAATGATTTATAACGTAAGTGGGTTCTTTTGACAGGCAATGCTACGCTGTGGAATTTAATCAAGCAACTGAATCAGTTCTTCCTCGAGCAATATCCTTGGACATTCgtctttttcattaaattatgtgaaaatatatattagatatatgacttgatttgaaatttgttatTCATCTTTGTTGTTTGTAATGTAGACAGTGTATATAAGGGTGAAGTCGATCCAAATGAATCCAAATAAAAGTTGGTTCGAGTTTAAGTCATATCCataatatcaagttcgattaATCTCGaactaatataaaatgttattagaAGGTTGTTAATAGAATGAATACTGCAGTCAGTGGATGAACAGTATAATCAGCTCAAGTTTGGCTAATTCAAACTACACATCGACTCAAACCAAAGTTGGCTCAATTCAAATCCACCTTGAGTGTAGTGGTTGCATATGTGCACTCCTAATTTCATTGAGGAACTGTGTTTTTCAGGAATGTtattaacttgttttttttttttttaaatcttcagAAATTGACAGAGTGATTGCAAATAATTTAGAAATGGTAGGGCTTTGTTTTGTGAATCTTATGGCTTGTGAAATATCATGTTTTGTCATGTGCATTATTAAGTCAATGTTGAAACTGAGTGAAGTTGCAAGCTGTTTTTACCATAAATGAACCATATGTTAACTATTTTATAACAAGCAGTGTTATGTGTACTTAATTTTGACTACATAATTAagtacttaattatatgataatatattatctagtACCtgattaggtatttaaattgaatatacattgttttattatttttagttgatAAATGGAAATTACATATCAGATAATCTTTGTTGAAAAACTTTCGGAACTATAAAATATTCAAGATATGATCTTTGCCATTTTTAGGATTGCAAATGAGTAAAGACAATCGCGAAATTGTGTTGAGTTGAGCTGAAGCTTGTTATTGGATGGTTCGATGAGCTTAGGATTTTGTGGCTTAGTTCAAACAAAATACTAATAaacccctaaaagtttaaagtCTTGCACTTATACTTGCAAAATCTTACTTGTTAACTTTGAAtatgaaagataattaataaatttattagttatgATTTAACTAAATTctattgaattgagtttgagtcaatTGTTTTTATGTTTATCTTGAGCCATCAACTTCTTAATTTGAAGAGCTCGAGTTTCACTTGAATCGAATCAAGCTTAAGCCAAGTAACACTCGACTTGGTTTGGTTCGATTTGTGGCCATAATCACTCGTCATTGATAAAGTTTTTACgtaaagttttattgtttacGAATTACTGAAAATCAAGTTTTCATCTCCAACAATTAAACATATTAGAAGCCAAACATTTATGGATGCAgtgaaaattatgaaacaattctcaaatttatttatttattgaatcaaGGAATTATCCTGTGAAAATGTAGTATAAAAGGTAGAATTAGATTTGATTTGGGTTAAGCCCAAAcccaaacaaattttaaattgaaatcatCTCAATTTCAAAAGAGTAAGTTTGAAATTGACTTAAAATTGATGAGTTGAGATTAACTCAAATTGAACATAATTTAACTTTAAGTTTAATCTTAACctatatgaatttaatttatttatacaaacgaatcaaattcttaattgAAACTTAGCttacttgattcaaattaaaatttaagttcgAATCAATTTCAACCGTAATGAGAGAGGACAATTAAAGAAAATTCGGACCGTTAACAGACAGATTACGGTGTAGGCCAAGCAACTCTAATGGGCTGAACCTAGTGGGCGGTTATGTTTAAAATTACCAGCCCAAACATAGGCTGGTTGGGCCCATGCAAAGCAATGTTATTCTTCAGtcatatttagaaaaattagtTAAATGAAATTGCAAGTATttccaaatttatattttgagttatagttaaattataattttaatatcttatgTCTTTCATTATACCAACAATTAGAATATGCATTAACAATGAGTACTTAACGCTGATGTATGAttgaaaatcatcaaatcatataacgatacattattgttaatatataaattagtattcattattaatatatatattttttgttggtttaaaagacttattctcacccaaagtttagtctaTTTCCAACTCTCAtctacaaaattttcaaaaacctaaatatttattgttaaagttatttaatcaataatattaaaaaatataaaaatttatatcatttctcccattaatttggaaaactaacaatcttctctcaaaattaagttttaaaaagttgtattttccCCCAAGTGTTTCAATTTTCGGGCAACTAACACCCGTGAACcttttctctcccttttttcGAACTCATCTTCATCCAAATGAatcaatgaagatgaaaaaatcGTCTTCGTCGATTTCAGATGAATCATACCAAGAGAGATCAACTTTCAAGTTGTTAGATAAGGAAAAGTATCGTTAAGAAGGATAAACAACACTAGAGAAGACGGTTGTTCgtcaaaaaattatctttaaaaaattgaaacctgaGAGGgggaatgtaactttttaaaatttaattacgtgaaaaattgttagtttttagagtttaggaaaaaaaatgagattattggTTAAgtgacaattttatccttagaACTAACGGATTTTGctaactttaatattttatgaataaatatttaagttttttaaattttacggGTTAAAGTTTGGGAGTACACTAACCCCtagggtgggaataagtcttttggccttttattgtGATAAAAAAAGTATGAGTAATGTTACATGTatacattttgaatatacaaaatgagtataaatatgatatattattatatgattaaataatttttaattaaaaataaaataatatctaatcatataattatatatatatatatatatatatatatatatatatatatatatatatatatatatatatatatatatgtattcatcATACGtagacatatttttattgaaataatattccTTTATATCTATACCATTATTTTTCAAGGAAATTTTAGCAATTTccataatttaagtattaataagTTCtactagattaaatttttaatttatattattcaaaagaataaaaacttaaatataaaagattcaataatattaatataaatatagttgacaattgaatcattttaaattaataaataaatgatatataccTATTAAATATGTCAAATATCATGAGTTATTTTATGTAATTCTGTGCAACTTAATtaccaaaaatttcaataattaatttctttaatctaattaatatatataatttaattattttttgaatttatttaacttttttcttttattttcaaacttgtgcacaaaacaaaaaataatatcaaaattaaatggcCCTTAAATTGTCTTttcctttaacaaaaaaatcttcaaaaaaaaaaaaaaaaaaaaaaaacaatctcTTCAGTGCTGAGATTTTAGAGaggttttcaaatttgtattttcacccTTCTTCCCCACTCTTATCTTCATCTAACAAGTTGAAAATGGCTTCCACAGCAGCCCCGCTCTTCTCCTTGAGCCACAGTGCTCAGATACAATGCTCACCAGCATGTGCAACTACCACCACAACCACCAGAAAAACCCTCAATGTTTTTAACTCAAAAACCCATGAACAAAAGCCtcataaaaaccctaatttcttatcttcttcttgttgttattcttcttcttttccgaTAACTCTTAGAAGATTTCCTGCGAGCCAACTTCAGTTTCACCCTCTACAACACTCTGTTCATATTGATTTCCTGGAAAATCTTGAAACATCAACGAATTTTATTATCCCCAACGGCGAAACCCACGAGGTTATACTCAAAAgggaggaaaaaaatgaaacttttgatAATTTAAGCGTGCCCAGAAGTGAAAGTCAGCAGCTTGTGTGTTTTGAGCCTCGTAGGAGAGTTTTTATTCAGGACCCACCTTGGGTTTCCCCTCTGCTTTTGAAAGGTCTTTATAGGAGAATTAGGCAGCAAGAGGGGAAGGTCAAGTTGGAGAAGAGGAGGTATAATTTATTGAGGAGGAGGCAGGTGAAGGAAGAGACGGAAGCTTGGGAGAGAATGGTGGACGAATATAAGGAATTGGAGGCCAAAATGATTGAGAAAAAGTTGGCACCGAATTTGCCTCATATAAAGGGGCTGTTTTTGGGGTGGTTTGAGCCATTGAGAGAGGCAATAGCCAGAGAGCAGAAAGCCCAGAAGACGAAGAAACAGAAGGCGGCTTATGCGCCTCACATTGATTTATTACCGGCTGATAAGATGGCTGTCATTGTGATGCATAAGATGATGGGGTTGATCATGGCTGCTCATGAGGATGGGTGTGTCCAAGTTGTCCAGGCTGCTGTGCACATTGGAATGGCCATTGAGCAGGAGGTGAGTGTgtgaaaaattaagatttttttcagTACATGTGCTTTAGTTTAAAACTAAGAGATATTTGTATGATGAGGGAAGCAGGAaggaaaaaattcgaatttaaatgaAGTTTAGATTGATTCTAGTTGGGTAGTATCTGAATTGTGCTGagaattttgtaatatttgtaCTTAAGTCAGACtgttttgtaaaaattttaacattttttacttCACTGTTGTAATTTTAGGTTAGTTTTCTCTttcttgataaaaaaattacgTGTATATGTTGCATATGACCAAACTAACATAGTTTGACACCGTAGCTGACATTTCCTTATTCATGTGTGGCTCCATGTCTGCATTGAGCTTTATATGCTGCTGCTCATCAACCTTGCATTCTCTTGAAGCAAGGTTGAAACTTGTTCCCATGTCCTGTTTGAACAGTAATCTCCCTTGTTTCCCTGCTTGTTGtctatttatttcaaatttcttgtGATGATAAAAATCTCTCTGCACTCTATGCTGATTTAATTCAATTGCGTTGTTGGGTAACTCCATTctcatgttttaaattgatataatcTCAGGTTAGGATTCATAGTTTCTTGGAGAAAAGTAAGAGTTACAGGAAAAAGAATATTGTAACCGATTCTAAAGAAGTTCTTAACAAGGAAAAGGAGATGCTGAGGAAACGGGTTAATGGTTTGATTAGAAGGAAAGCGCTTGTTGAGGTGCAGAAGTTACTTAAGAATGAAGAAACTAAACCTTGGGGTCGAGATACTCAAGCTAAGGTTTGTGGCCTTTGACATGTTTCTTTCTGAAATGATTAATGGGCCagttttcccttttctttctctttgctttttttatctatattttattgaaaattttaccatCTTATGGGTTTTGATTCTCCCACCTGTATGTACTTCTACAGCTGGGGAGCTGTCTAATAGAACTATTAATTGGAGCAGCTTTTATACAACATCCTGCTGACCAGGCTGGGGACTTTCCACCTGATGTTCGGCCTGCATTTAGGCACAGAATCAAAACTATTATGAGGAGTCCAGGGTAAGACTTTATTTACTTTCTATATGCATTTCTTCTCCAATCTTTTATATATGCCACTAAATTATGGTCCACCAGACCTTCTAGACAAGATGATCCCAAAGCCTTTTCTTGGTTGTAATTGTCTGAAGTCTTTATTagcttttctgtttttttttgggtaattagTCTTTATTAGATTTTGTTACTATGTACCTGCAGTTTATTTGTATTCGAGCAATACCACATCCATAAGCTTGTTAACTTGTTGGCATTTTTGAATTCTGCACTTTATTGAGCAATATTTCAAAGTACACACACTCAGAGAGAGATAGCTACTCAGTATGATTTCTaactcatttcttttttttcctttaatttttttgggatcCACTAGGCAGAAAATCACAAAGCGATATGGGTTTATAGAGTGTGATCCCCTATTGCTTGCAGGACTTGAAAAGTCTGTAAGTTAACTATCTATTTTCTTTGAGATCTTACATTATTCATCCACTTGTATTCAATTTAGGTtgacattattttattctgttctCATGTTGGAAGTccatgtaaaatttaaattgccTAAGCTAGTAATATATGATTTCCACGTCTTAATAATTCttcctttttaatattatgttaaaCATTGTCCCAATATTATTCTTGTAAAGACTTCACCACCTTTGTATGTTATCAAACAAATTTCATCTGTCCACCAAAATCAGAAAAGTCttgtaaaaatttcatttgttaaatctaaATTATTAGTAGACCTGATTGCTGTAGCTTGTGATCAAGGCATTGGATGACCTTTAGAAAAGCAGTTTTAAGTACTATAGAGTACAAGTATTAGATTATTTATGGTGTCTTGACAATTACAATTCAATTAAACTTATGTGTCTTTGTTTTTCTGTAGGCTAAGCATATGCTGATTCCTTATGTGCCGATGTTGGTACCACCCAAAAAATGGAAAGGGTATGATCTATAGTAATAAGTGATGCTAGTGTAACGAGAGTAAATGCAAAAATGTAATCTTCTTAAGTCCCGCTTTTCTCTTGAAAATGGGTATAAAAatgaataagttaaaaaaataaatcattgtTTAAATGTGATAAACGATAAactaattttgaagaaatagaAATTGCTTTAGGAAAGCTGTCTGGCATActttaaatgtctttgaaaattttctctaaCTTGATATTGAAATCTTTCTACTACTAGGTATAACAAGGGTGGATACTTGTTTTTACCTTCTTATGTCATGCGTACTCATGGCTCTAGGAAGCAACAAGAAGCACTCAAGAGCGTTCCTTGGGAAAGTATGAAGCAAGTATATGAGGTAAAGATGACCATAAGTTTGCtcattttcttaatataaattttttttttttggttagggGTCATGGCCATGCATGCTTTTTGGCCCTGCTGGTAAAATTAAAGGATGCACCTATGTCCTGATTTCAAGCATTTTCCTCAGAATACTTGACTTATTCTCTGCATGCTTATGAAAAAAGGGAAAGTGCTGTACTGGAGATAGAGGTTGAAAAGTGTCTATAGTTTTCTGTTTCCCTCTTCTATTTGTATATGTATCAAAGGTCCCCTCATCCCTGTATCCAGTTAAGAGCATGAATTAGTTTTAGGCTAGAGTTTCTTTAAAGTTAGGTATTCTGTTATTGGGgccttcaataattttttaataaactttatCTTATTATGTAATGTACAAATAAAACTTAGGATGGAATTATggttcttttataaaaaaaattatgaccTTTCTTGGGTAACATACTAGATTTCAGCAACAGTGAGttttgagaaaattttctttcaaaatatcatAACTGCTTTTTCTATTGCTCTGCCtactattttctttctcttttttggaaaattcaattttgatattattaacaTTTGCAATTATTTTAGTTCTTACTGCTGGTGCTATTTGGCCTCCTTGTGTATTTCTTTTGCAtcatgaaattaagttttgacttcaattttctttttgctaCCTAAAATGGCAACCAAGCAGGCCCTGGATACCCTTGGGAGTACTAAATGGAGGGTGAACAGAAAAGTACTTACTGTTTTGGAGACCATTTGGGCTAGTGGTGGCAATACTGCAGGCTTGGTTGATCGAGATGATGTAAGTACACGACTACATGAATAATGTCGTCTGATATATGAATGGCTCatgctaaattttttttttttttgttttgttttgcttttcaGGGTACTTTCACTGATAGTGCATTGAAAAACACTTATCCTGTAATGTTCTTATATTGCATGTTCCTGTAACCCAGAAATTCTAAGGCCCTTCTAAACTGTTTCTGTCTGAAAGCACCATTGAATCAATCCAgtaatttgacataattttccCCTGAATGCCTTGTGCAAAGAGGATTTTAACCAATAGTTATGTAGGGTTTGGCGATGTTGTGTAAAACTATATGTAAATTGAACTAGGGCTGCAAATGAGctgagctcaagtttgagccACTTGAGTTTGAATCTCGAGCTTCATGTTGGCTAGCATGGTGAGATTGCGAGCTTATGACTTGGCTCGAGTAAAATATCAAGAAGCTtgtaaaagtttcaaaatttttgcttATGCCCTTAAAATCCTATTTATTAGCTTTGAATATAGGGGTGTAATTCATAAATATGTGAGATAGGGGTttacatgtaattttttaaatattaagatgtttacatttatttttttgagcCAAGCTTAGAGAACCATTTTTGTCTCAAGTTCAAGCTGAGATCCTACTGACTTGTTGAGCTCAAGCTCTACACATATGCAATTGAGCCAAGAATGACTTGGCTTGGCTCAGCTTGGTTGCACCCCTACATTGGACCTTCCCCAAGCCGCAACTTCTATTGACTACCAAAGCTAATGcatcatttcaataatttttgttggTTATATTCCTTGTTTGTCAGTTCAAGGCATGCTGTTTTATTTGTCAGTTATTTGCTTGCTTCATCTTACCTGAAGTCTTTCTCGTTTGGCCTTCTAGATTCCCATACCAGAGAAGCCCCCCACCGAGGATTTGATGGAAGTTCAGAAGTGGAAATGGAGTGTGAGAAAGGCAAAGAAAATGAATCGAGAGAAGCATTCTCTACGATGTGATACTGAACTTAAGCTTTCTGTAAGATATCCAACCTTCTGAAACTATGAAAATTCTTCTTGTAATATTCATGTATGGAAATCTATATGACCTCTTATGTGGAAATGAGGTGATAAAAAACCTTTATAAAGTATCTCCACTTTTCTGAAATTGTGAGATGGCTTGTTTATGTATTCTGCAACATATATGACATCTCGTGTAGAAGTTAAGTGATATTAGGACCAGTCTCTAATGTCTTGTGCTGTTCCATCTGTTAAAAATCAATCTCTTCAAAGTCAATTTGACTCTGCTTAGATGTCAggtcaaaaaaaaatttgggtttgCTTTACTCGAATATGATAAGTTTGGGTTATCAGGAACCCTTGACACAATTTATCTGGGTAACTTAATTAATGACTGGACAGGTGGCTAGGAGAATGAAAGATGAGGAAGGCTTTTATTATCCTCACAATCTTGATTTCAGAGGCCGTGCATACCCAATGCATCCACATCTGAATCATCTAAGCTCCGATCTTTGTAGAGGAGTTCTTGAATTTTCAGAAGGACGTCCATTAGGGAAATCTGGTTTACATTGGCTGAAGATACATCTAGCAAACTTGTTTTCAGGTGGCATTGAAAAGCTTTCACATGATGGACGTCTAGCATTTGTGGATAATCATTTGGATGACATATTTGATTCGGCAGAAAACCCTATTAATGGAAACCGATGGTGGTTAATGGCTGAAGATCCTTTTCAGTGCCTAGCTGCATGTATTAATTTGTCAGAAGCCTTAAAGAGCTCATCACCTCATACTGTCGTCTCACACCTTCCCATTCATCAGGTAAATGTTTTGTTAGCAGCCTTTAAGCAGCAAAGGAAAATATCaactttttacttaaaatttctTTAGCATGCagatgttagttttttatttcGTTAATTTCATCCTTTGCTTTTTGGAAACTAAATGTTGATTGTCGTTTCCCAAGTGACCTTGACAAAGGGAAACATTTTGTTGCATATTCTATTATTGCATGGAGTCTAGTTCTTTACGACCCTTTTTTGTTTGTCTGATAGAAGctataatttgttttctttgctCTTCTTGTGTAAGTAGGATGGTTCTTGCAACGGACTACAACATTATGCAGCCTTGGGAAGAAACAGTGTATGTTTTctgtatacatatttgtattaTTTCTTCTGTGcttattaattgattgattcaaaattcttttttccttttttctttaccCTATTACCCTAAATTCTTTGCAAGT
It contains:
- the LOC123200004 gene encoding uncharacterized protein LOC123200004 isoform X1, coding for MQQGGVYLEILIVKNGLFCVVLRIKTVVFPGSVGHSNLRMAETEVKAMKETLCAQQQLLQNLSAELDVEREASGTAVSEALSMILRLQEEKSAIVMEASQYKRMAEEKISHAEETLESYEDILYQKEMEISALEFQIQAYKCRLLSLGCTELGVSIPTEDLYMQRSDVSVGEGCSNSGVRRLRSLPPLQLDDIYQSIVRGKSLTPEPEMVPLDEKTCQDFTENGLQLRKHPSRSIGGDLNSYWEQIKKLDEKVKEFADPKDTDGDKSASLKPESRPVTLLSQLSSDISSDLRRCKINTNLDMVKECKAPMDREEPLTSSSSSSVCDVFEVPKVIESSKSSEKDEKGKNKWIWDGENRLGKPDPVVDVTLDSEVKDKAVLHGTKLEKKLLRSKEIIGVDSKRPLARHKMSHAEIHADFHHEFQQLGERIERLEGERHSARHSEREEELNLLKEIREQLNSVQAEMRSWRTKESHPVHKPSLLPIQEAMLRCGI
- the LOC123200004 gene encoding uncharacterized protein LOC123200004 isoform X2, coding for MAETEVKAMKETLCAQQQLLQNLSAELDVEREASGTAVSEALSMILRLQEEKSAIVMEASQYKRMAEEKISHAEETLESYEDILYQKEMEISALEFQIQAYKCRLLSLGCTELGVSIPTEDLYMQRSDVSVGEGCSNSGVRRLRSLPPLQLDDIYQSIVRGKSLTPEPEMVPLDEKTCQDFTENGLQLRKHPSRSIGGDLNSYWEQIKKLDEKVKEFADPKDTDGDKSASLKPESRPVTLLSQLSSDISSDLRRCKINTNLDMVKECKAPMDREEPLTSSSSSSVCDVFEVPKVIESSKSSEKDEKGKNKWIWDGENRLGKPDPVVDVTLDSEVKDKAVLHGTKLEKKLLRSKEIIGVDSKRPLARHKMSHAEIHADFHHEFQQLGERIERLEGERHSARHSEREEELNLLKEIREQLNSVQAEMRSWRTKESHPVHKPSLLPIQEAMLRCGI
- the LOC123200694 gene encoding DNA-directed RNA polymerase 3, chloroplastic — its product is MASTAAPLFSLSHSAQIQCSPACATTTTTTRKTLNVFNSKTHEQKPHKNPNFLSSSCCYSSSFPITLRRFPASQLQFHPLQHSVHIDFLENLETSTNFIIPNGETHEVILKREEKNETFDNLSVPRSESQQLVCFEPRRRVFIQDPPWVSPLLLKGLYRRIRQQEGKVKLEKRRYNLLRRRQVKEETEAWERMVDEYKELEAKMIEKKLAPNLPHIKGLFLGWFEPLREAIAREQKAQKTKKQKAAYAPHIDLLPADKMAVIVMHKMMGLIMAAHEDGCVQVVQAAVHIGMAIEQEVRIHSFLEKSKSYRKKNIVTDSKEVLNKEKEMLRKRVNGLIRRKALVEVQKLLKNEETKPWGRDTQAKLGSCLIELLIGAAFIQHPADQAGDFPPDVRPAFRHRIKTIMRSPGQKITKRYGFIECDPLLLAGLEKSAKHMLIPYVPMLVPPKKWKGYNKGGYLFLPSYVMRTHGSRKQQEALKSVPWESMKQVYEALDTLGSTKWRVNRKVLTVLETIWASGGNTAGLVDRDDIPIPEKPPTEDLMEVQKWKWSVRKAKKMNREKHSLRCDTELKLSVARRMKDEEGFYYPHNLDFRGRAYPMHPHLNHLSSDLCRGVLEFSEGRPLGKSGLHWLKIHLANLFSGGIEKLSHDGRLAFVDNHLDDIFDSAENPINGNRWWLMAEDPFQCLAACINLSEALKSSSPHTVVSHLPIHQDGSCNGLQHYAALGRNSMEAAAVNLMAGEKPADVYSEIAVRVHDIMKRDSNKDPARFPHALLAKILINQVDRKLVKQTVMTSVYGVTYVGAREQIKRRLEEKGLITDDRQLFAAACYAANVTLTALGEIFQAARSIMAWLGDCAKVIAAENQAVRWTTPLGLPVVQPYCKNERHLIRTSLQVLALQREGTSVQMRKQRTAFPPNFVHSLDGSHMMMTAVACRDSGLHFAGVHDSFWTHACDVDQMNEILRKKFVELYGMPILENLLESFQTSYPTLKFPPLPERGNFDLHEVLKSPYFFN